The genomic region ctgaaaatagctgtgcagcgacgcttcccattcaacctgacagggcttgagaggatctgcaaagaagaatgggagaaactctccaaaggTGTGCCAAGAAGACTCAATAGACATGAAGTACCCTAGAAAACTCAACgctttaatcactgccaaaggtgcttcaacaaattactgagtaaagagtctgaatacttatatttATTTTCATATAACATTTGTAAagatctgtttttgttttgtcattatggggtagtgtgtgtcgATTTGATGGGGAAAAACTTAATTAatctgttttagaataaggctgtaatgtggttatggtctgaatactttctgaatgcactgtatgttacaGATACATCAGCATGTAGATATGCAGAGTAACAATAcagtaccttaatagaaaatgccttaagtaaatgtgaaagtcacccagtaaaatactacttgagtacaAGACTAAATATTTGATATTAAATATCAAAAGTATTTAATTTAAAATTAATTATTAGGCAAATCAGACTGCACAATTGTATTTATAGTTAgtcaggggcacattccaacacagATGTAACTTACAaaataagcatttgtgtttagggaGTCTGCCAAATCAGAGATAGTAGTGATGCACAGGGATATTCTCTTTAAGTGTGTGAttttgacaattttcctgtcctctTAAGCATTCataatgtaacaagtactttggTGTCAAAGTTTATGGCGTAAATAGTACATTTTCTATGGGAGTGTAGTGGAGTAATAGTTGTCAAaatatacccccccccacacacacacaaacaaaactaATGGAGTACTTAAGTATTTACTCCACTGGTAGTACTTGAGTATGTGAGACTACATTTCCCTTACAGTGCCTCTCATTTGCACATGAACTCTCCTGGCTGTTCCAACAGCTTTGTCTGATGCATATTCATTTACAACTGTTGATGAGATGAGCCAGTTAGTACAACCAgtttggggggagagagggaggaagccaGTGTGGTTGTTTAGTTCTCCCAGGTAGTGTTTTCTGTGATACCGGGGCAGGTAAGGGGGCAGAAACTGAGCTTCAGTGTCTCTGAGGTCCAGGAGGTTGATTGTCTGATAATGATGTGCTGTGTTTGGACAGGCTACAGTATGAATGATTTTGTGTATGTGTTTCCACAGACTTGTGGTCAGACAGGACTCCTCTTCACGATGCCGCCTACCAGGGTAGACTCCTGATCCTGAGGACTCTGGTCTCACAGGTAGACAGTCAAAACCATGTCTTACAGTAATAAAGCTGCCATAAAAATGACATACTGACactaaacaaaacacacacacatcacatagaCATGAAGTCCTCCATCTTCTCCACTCTCAGGGGTTTCCTGTGGACATGCTGACAATGGACAGGGTCTCTCCCCTCCACGAGGCCTGCCTCGGAGGACATTACGCCTGCACCACTTTCCTACTTGAGAATGGGGCCAATGTAAGGACACCATGTTTTTTCTCTCGCTCAAACTAGGACTAATCACAGGTGATAAATGATTGTTTTTACCAATATAGGTAGCGTCTAACCTAAAGCCGCTTCATGTGATTGCTCTGTGTGTCTGCAGGTGGAGATGGTATCGACTGATGGAGCCACGCCCCTCTTCAATGCCTGCAGCAGTGGGAGTGTTGCCTGTGTCAGACTGATTCTACAGTACAGCCCCAACACCCATGCTGCCCATCACCTGGCATCACCCATCCACCAGGCTGCAAAGAGAGGTAAGTGTGCATGTGGATTTATTTTATGTGCAGTGACTCAGAATGACCATTTCATGCAGCATAATGGTAAACATTGTACTCGGTAAAAGTTGTTTCCCTCCCCAGGTCACAAGGAGTGTCTAGAGGTGTTGCTGTCCCATGGATTCCACATAGACCTGGAGCTGCCTGGTGTGGGAACCCCTTTGTACACAGCCTGTCTGGCCCAGGCCACCGACTGTGTGGAGAGACTGCTGCAATCAGGTGTTGATGTCCAGGGTGGGTGTGGTCATGACACACCATTACATGCTGCAGTACTAGGGGGAGAAGTCAGGGTGGTggagcttctgatggactacgGGGCTGATGGGAGTTGTAGGAATTCAGACGGGAAGACTCCTCTGGAGCTGGCAGCTTCCGACAGTACAGTCAGAACTACAATACAGAAAAGAGGTGAAAATACTTGTTTTATTAATGCATTCACACTCACATCCACGCATACATGACTCTACCCAAACGTCCCACTGGGAACACCATGTTTTAATCAACGTTGTTCCCACTTCATTTCAATGAAGTTAACTTGAACCAAAATAGAATAGACGTTGAATttacatctgtgcccagtgggctgtTAGTGCATGTCTACTGATGGAAGGCTAGCAACATATTTTCCATGTCTGACATATCTCCTTCCCCTTTGTTCTACCTCCTTACTgcctcacctctttctccccagGTCCCTGCACTCTTTCTCAGCTGTGTCGGTTCTGCATTCGGAGGAGTTTGGGACAGGCTCGTCTGGACAGAACATCAGCCCTCTTCCTCCCTTACAGACTCCAGGCTTTCCTGCTTTACCAGTAACACTGAAATGGCAacttttttacaaatgtttggtAATTTGTATTTATTGCTATTTTAATCAACTTCTACTTGTTCAGTGGTTTTAGCAGTGAGTTGGTGACTGAACAAATGAATGGTTTTGTTTTTCTTGGTTTAATAGAAACTGGGTTGACTGATTTGTAGCTTTTCTCAGGATGCTATATT from Oncorhynchus masou masou isolate Uvic2021 chromosome 29, UVic_Omas_1.1, whole genome shotgun sequence harbors:
- the asb11 gene encoding ankyrin repeat and SOCS box protein 11, translated to MAGVQTEKALCSRPWRGPFHIYGGLACNSLMADLWSDRTPLHDAAYQGRLLILRTLVSQGFPVDMLTMDRVSPLHEACLGGHYACTTFLLENGANVEMVSTDGATPLFNACSSGSVACVRLILQYSPNTHAAHHLASPIHQAAKRGHKECLEVLLSHGFHIDLELPGVGTPLYTACLAQATDCVERLLQSGVDVQGGCGHDTPLHAAVLGGEVRVVELLMDYGADGSCRNSDGKTPLELAASDSTVRTTIQKRGPCTLSQLCRFCIRRSLGQARLDRTSALFLPYRLQAFLLYQ